The following proteins are co-located in the Solanum pennellii chromosome 8, SPENNV200 genome:
- the LOC107026989 gene encoding uncharacterized protein LOC107026989 produces the protein MAAPFFSTPFQPFVYQSPQDAVTPFQILGGEAQIVQIMLKPQERIIAKPGSMCYMSGSIQMENVYAAENEAGVWQWLFGKNTTSIVLHNTGTTDGFVGIAAPSLARILPIDLAKFGGEILCQPDAFLCSINDVKVSNTIDQRPRNLVASAEGFLRQKISGQGLAFVVGGGSVVQKNLEVGEVLAVDVPSVIALSSTVNVQVKYNGPMRRVVFGNDNLVTAVLTGPGIVFIQSMPFHRLSQRIARAVTSPNMRDNPKFFIQIAIFFFLAYVVVVSSLILTDI, from the exons AGTCCGCAAGATGCTGTAACACCTTTTCAAATTCTGGGCGGTGAAGCTCAGATCGTTCAG ATTATGTTGAAGCCACAAGAAAGAATTATTGCAAAACCTG GGTCCATGTGCTATATGTCTGGTTCCATCCAGATGGAAAATGTCTATGCCGCTGAAAACGAAGCAGGTGTCTGGCAATGGCTTTTTGGAAAGAATACTACAAGCATAGTTCTTCACAATACAGGTACAACTGATGGGTTTGTTGGAATTGCTGCTCCTTCTCTGGCAAGAATCCTCCCG ATTGATTTAGCTAAGTTCGGAGGTGAAATCTTATGCCAG CCAGATGCATTCCTCTGCTCCATTAATGATGTCAAAGTCAGCAATACCATTGACCAAAGGCCACGTAACCTCGTGGCAAGTGCAGAG GGATTCTTAAGGCAGAAGATATCGGGCCAAGGGCTTGCTTTCGTAGTTGGGGGTGGTTCTG TTGTACAGAAAAATCTTGAGGTGGGTGAGGTACTTGCTGTTGATGTGCCAAGTGTCATTGCATTATCATCTACTGTCAATGTTCAAGTGAAATACAATGGACCCATGCGGAGGGTGGTATTTGGG AATGATAATCTGGTGACAGCTGTCCTAACGGGGCCTGGTATTGTGTTTATTCAAAGCATGCCTTTTCATCGGCTTTCACAACGCATTGCTAG GGCGGTAACATCTCCAAACATGAGGGACAATCCCAAGTTCTTCATTCAGATAgcaattttcttctttctagCTTATGTCGTTGTTGTGTCATCATTGATCTTGACAGATATTTGA